In Populus nigra chromosome 1, ddPopNigr1.1, whole genome shotgun sequence, one genomic interval encodes:
- the LOC133703377 gene encoding uncharacterized protein LOC133703377, whose amino-acid sequence MSDWGPVFMAVVLFILLTPGLLFQVPGRHRYVEFGNFQTSGASIMVHTLLYFALICVSLLAVKVHLYLG is encoded by the coding sequence ATGTCAGACTGGGGTCCAGTGTTTATGGCTGTGGTGCTGTTTATTCTGTTAACTCCGGGGCTTTTGTTTCAGGTTCCAGGGCGACATCGGTACGTTGAGTTTGGCAATTTCCAGACTAGTGGCGCATCAATTATGGTTCATACTCTTCTCTATTTTGCTCTCATTTGCGTTTCCTTGCTGGCTGTTAAGGTTCACTTGTACCTTGGTTAG
- the LOC133680816 gene encoding calmodulin-binding transcription activator 4-like isoform X1: MKLNCGYGLIWIFRERFSLVQVKKILEQHQRQNISGYDINSLFEEAQTRWLKPAEVVFILQNHDKYQFTEKPPQKPTSGSLFLFNKRVLKFFRRDGHNWRKKKDGRSVGEAHERLKVGNVEALNCYYAHGEQNQNFQRRSYWMLDRAFEHIVLVHYRDITEGKPSPGSAAQLSPIFSYSPGTNTSQTQGSTSEPYHSFSSPASVDVSSGLDIKDNGVDRTAEFTSSANNEVTQFFRRLEEQLSLNEDSAEEIGPFGAEVGAINDTKILEYVNNISKEDQSKNLLHGSLYIVDYQSYGGLAGNQLERNNLAPLQDAGDSGAYQQPYSHYYTDGSEEPLPWNEGIESYETSSGIEYQEKTKSSLSAEPAQEQENSYWINFNEPNVRNSFLLLPQEVESFELPAYSSVIETHENNSNFYAMLYDQDHLGIPNEADSNLTVAQQQKFTIHEISPEWGYATEATKVIIVGSFLCDPLESSWMCMFGDIEVPLQIIQEGVIRCECPPHHPGKVTLCVTSGNRESCSEIRGFEYRAKDSSCAHCILSQTEATKSPDELLLLFRFVQMLLSDYSLQRGDSVEMGIHLLRELKADDDTWGDIIEALLVGSGTSSMTVDWLLQQLLNDKLQQWLSSKSQEGHDQPGCSFSKKEQGIIHMVAGLGFEWALSPILSHGVSINFRDINGWTALHWAAHFGREKMVASLLASGASAGAVTDPSPQDPIGKTPASIAATSGHMGLAGYLSEVALTSHLSSLRLEESQLSIGSAEVQAERTLDSISKESFAATEDQILLKDTLAAARNAALAAARIQSAFRAHSFRKRLQREATSLDEYGICAGEIQGLSSMSKLAFRNNSHVINSAALSIQKKYRGWKSRRDFLALRQKVVKIQAHVRGYQIRRNYKIICWAVGILDKAVLRWRRKGIGLRGFRNVMESIDESEDEDILKIFRKQKVDGAINEAVSRVLSMVKSPDARQQYHRTLKQYRQAKAELGGTSEPAASTSLADAIEMENDLVPFQVEATSDVLYLRMLTNLKFGLEGS; encoded by the exons ATGAAGTTAAATTGCGGCTATGGGCTCATCTGGATATTTCGTGAAAGGTTTAGTTTAGTACAAGTGAAAAAAATCCTTGAACAGCATCAACGTCAAAATATATCGG GGTATGATATCAATAGTCTGTTTGAAGAAGCACAAACGCGGTGGCTGAAACCAGCAgaagtggtttttattttacagaATCATGATAAGTATCAGTTCACAGAGAAACCACCTCAAAAGCCAACCA GTGGGTCTTtgtttctatttaataaaaGGGTTCTTAAGTTCTTTAGAAGAGATGGTCATAATTGGCGTAAAAAGAAGGATGGAAGAAGTGTTGGAGAAGCACATGAAAGGCTTAAG GTTGGAAACGTTGAGGCTTTAAATTGTTATTATGCTCATGGCGAGCAAAACCAAAATTTTCAGAGACGCAGCTATTGGATGCTGGACCG GGCATTTGAGCACATCGTGCTTGTCCATTATAGAGACATCACTGAG GGAAAACCATCTCCTGGATCTGCTGCACAGCTATCACCCATATTCTCTTATAGTCCCGGCACTAATACTAGTCAGACTCAAGGATCTACCTCTGAACCATACCATAGTTTTTCCAGTCCAGCATCTGTAGATGTTAGCTCTGGATTAGATATCAAGGACAATGGGGTGGATAGGACAGCAGAGTTTACTAGTTCTGCTAATAATGAGGTTACTCAATTTTTCCGAAGGCTGGAGGAGCAGTTGAGTTTGAATGAGGACAGTGCTGAAGAAATTGGCCCATTTGGTGCTGAAGTGGGAGCCATAAATGATACAAAAATTCTGGAATATGTAAATAACATCTCCAAAGAGGATCAATCTAAGAATTTACTTCATGGATCACTGTATATTGTTGATTATCAATCTTATGGTGGACTTGCTGGAAATCAACTAGAGAGAAACAATCTTGCACCTCTTCAGGATGCAG GTGATAGTGGCGCTTACCAGCAACCATATTCACATTATTATACAGATGGAAGTGAAGAACCCCTTCCCTGGAATGAAGGGATTGAGTCCTATGAGACTTCATCAGGCATTGAGTACCAG GAAAAGACCAAGTCCTCTTTAAGTGCAGAACCAGCTCAAGAGCAAGAAAACTCTTATTGGATAAATTTCAATGAACCCAATGTCAGAAACT CTTTTTTGTTGCTGCCTCAAGAAGTTGAAAGTTTTGAACTCCCTGCATATTCTTCTGTGATAGAAACACATGAAAACAATTCCAACTTCTATGCAATGCTATATGACCAAGACCATCTTGGAATACCCAATGAAGCAGATTCAAATTTGACAGTTGCACAGCAGCAGAAGTTTACTATCCATGAAATATCCCCAGAATGGGGTTATGCCACTGAGGCTACAAAG GTCATCATTGTTGGATCATTTCTCTGTGACCCATTGGAGTCTTCATGGATGTGCATGTTCGGTGACATTGAGGTTCCTCTTCAAATCATTCAAGAAGGTGTCATTCGTTGTGAGTGTCCTCCCCACCATCCCGGAAAGGTCACTCTCTGCGTTACTTCTGGCAATCGGGAGTCCTGCAGTGAGATCAGAGGCTTTGAGTACCGAGCTAAGGATAGTAGTTGTGCTCACTGTATCTTATCCCAGACAGAAGCTACTAAGAGTCCAGATGAGCTATTGTTACTTTTCAGATTTGTGCAGATGCTTCTGTCTGATTATTCTTTGCAGAGAGGAGACTCTGTAGAAATGGGAATTCATCTTCTGAGAGAATTGAAGGCTGATGATGATACATGGGGTGATATCATAGAGGCTCTCTTAGTTGGCAGTGGAACTTCATCCATGACAGTCGATTGGCTTCTGCAACAACTTCTGAATGACAAGCTGCAGCAATGGCTTTCCTCCAAGTCTCAGGAAGGACATGATCAACCTGGGTGTTCATTTTCCAAGAAAGAGCAAGGGATCATTCACATGGTTGCTGGGTTAGGCTTTGAGTGGGCCTTAAGTCCAATTCTCAGTCATGGAGTCAGTATAAATTTCCGTGACATTAATGGGTGGACCGCTCTCCACTGGGCTGCTCATTTTGGAAG GGAAAAAATGGTGGCTTCCCTTTTAGCTTCTGGTGCATCAGCTGGGGCTGTGACTGATCCTAGTCCACAAGATCCAATTGGCAAAACCCCAGCATCCATTGCTGCCACCAGTGGGCACATGGGACTTGCAGGTTATCTTTCAGAGGTGGCACTAACTAGCCATCTTTCATCTCTCAGACTGGAGGAAAGTCAGCTTTCTATAGGCTCTGCTGAGGTTCAAGCTGAAAGAACTTTAGATAGCATCTCAAAGGAGAGCTTTGCTGCCACTGAAGATCAGATTTTACTTAAAGATACCTTGGCTGCGGCACGGAATGCAGCTCTGGCAGCTGCACGAATACAATCTGCTTTTCGTGCTCATTCTTTCAGAAAGCGATTACAGAGAGAAGCTACTAGTTTAGATGAGTATGGTATCTGTGCTGGTGAAATTCAAGGGCTTTCGTCTATGTCAAAGCTGGCCTTCCGTAATAATTCCCATGTCATTAATTCAGCTGCATTATCCATTCAGAAGAAATATCGAGGATGGAAAAGTCGCAGGGATTTTCTAGCACTTAGACAGAAAGTTGTGAAGATACAG GCTCATGTGAGAGGCTATCAGATTAGGAGGAACTACAAGATAATATGCTGGGCTGTTGGAATTCTAGATAAGGCAGTATTGCGGTGGCGACGCAAAGGAATCGGTTTGCGAGGTTTCCGGAATGTGATGGAATCCATTGATGAAAGTGAAGATGAAGATATTCTCAAGATTTTCCGCAAACAGAAAGTGGATGGAGCTATTAATGAGGCTGTCTCACGTGTGCTATCAATGGTTAAGTCTCCAGATGCACGTCAGCAATATCATCGGACGCTGAAACAATACCGCCAAGCTAAG GCGGAACTTGGTGGCACCAGTGAACCAGCAGCATCTACTTCTCTGGCTGATGCGATTGAGATGGAAAATGATCTTGTACCATTTCAAGTAGAAGCAACTTCTGATGTACTGTACTTACGGATGTTGACTAATCTTAAGTTTGGATTGGAGGGTTCTTGA
- the LOC133680816 gene encoding calmodulin-binding transcription activator 4-like isoform X2, translated as MLQSGYDINSLFEEAQTRWLKPAEVVFILQNHDKYQFTEKPPQKPTSGSLFLFNKRVLKFFRRDGHNWRKKKDGRSVGEAHERLKVGNVEALNCYYAHGEQNQNFQRRSYWMLDRAFEHIVLVHYRDITEGKPSPGSAAQLSPIFSYSPGTNTSQTQGSTSEPYHSFSSPASVDVSSGLDIKDNGVDRTAEFTSSANNEVTQFFRRLEEQLSLNEDSAEEIGPFGAEVGAINDTKILEYVNNISKEDQSKNLLHGSLYIVDYQSYGGLAGNQLERNNLAPLQDAGDSGAYQQPYSHYYTDGSEEPLPWNEGIESYETSSGIEYQEKTKSSLSAEPAQEQENSYWINFNEPNVRNSFLLLPQEVESFELPAYSSVIETHENNSNFYAMLYDQDHLGIPNEADSNLTVAQQQKFTIHEISPEWGYATEATKVIIVGSFLCDPLESSWMCMFGDIEVPLQIIQEGVIRCECPPHHPGKVTLCVTSGNRESCSEIRGFEYRAKDSSCAHCILSQTEATKSPDELLLLFRFVQMLLSDYSLQRGDSVEMGIHLLRELKADDDTWGDIIEALLVGSGTSSMTVDWLLQQLLNDKLQQWLSSKSQEGHDQPGCSFSKKEQGIIHMVAGLGFEWALSPILSHGVSINFRDINGWTALHWAAHFGREKMVASLLASGASAGAVTDPSPQDPIGKTPASIAATSGHMGLAGYLSEVALTSHLSSLRLEESQLSIGSAEVQAERTLDSISKESFAATEDQILLKDTLAAARNAALAAARIQSAFRAHSFRKRLQREATSLDEYGICAGEIQGLSSMSKLAFRNNSHVINSAALSIQKKYRGWKSRRDFLALRQKVVKIQAHVRGYQIRRNYKIICWAVGILDKAVLRWRRKGIGLRGFRNVMESIDESEDEDILKIFRKQKVDGAINEAVSRVLSMVKSPDARQQYHRTLKQYRQAKAELGGTSEPAASTSLADAIEMENDLVPFQVEATSDVLYLRMLTNLKFGLEGS; from the exons ATGCTGCAATCag GGTATGATATCAATAGTCTGTTTGAAGAAGCACAAACGCGGTGGCTGAAACCAGCAgaagtggtttttattttacagaATCATGATAAGTATCAGTTCACAGAGAAACCACCTCAAAAGCCAACCA GTGGGTCTTtgtttctatttaataaaaGGGTTCTTAAGTTCTTTAGAAGAGATGGTCATAATTGGCGTAAAAAGAAGGATGGAAGAAGTGTTGGAGAAGCACATGAAAGGCTTAAG GTTGGAAACGTTGAGGCTTTAAATTGTTATTATGCTCATGGCGAGCAAAACCAAAATTTTCAGAGACGCAGCTATTGGATGCTGGACCG GGCATTTGAGCACATCGTGCTTGTCCATTATAGAGACATCACTGAG GGAAAACCATCTCCTGGATCTGCTGCACAGCTATCACCCATATTCTCTTATAGTCCCGGCACTAATACTAGTCAGACTCAAGGATCTACCTCTGAACCATACCATAGTTTTTCCAGTCCAGCATCTGTAGATGTTAGCTCTGGATTAGATATCAAGGACAATGGGGTGGATAGGACAGCAGAGTTTACTAGTTCTGCTAATAATGAGGTTACTCAATTTTTCCGAAGGCTGGAGGAGCAGTTGAGTTTGAATGAGGACAGTGCTGAAGAAATTGGCCCATTTGGTGCTGAAGTGGGAGCCATAAATGATACAAAAATTCTGGAATATGTAAATAACATCTCCAAAGAGGATCAATCTAAGAATTTACTTCATGGATCACTGTATATTGTTGATTATCAATCTTATGGTGGACTTGCTGGAAATCAACTAGAGAGAAACAATCTTGCACCTCTTCAGGATGCAG GTGATAGTGGCGCTTACCAGCAACCATATTCACATTATTATACAGATGGAAGTGAAGAACCCCTTCCCTGGAATGAAGGGATTGAGTCCTATGAGACTTCATCAGGCATTGAGTACCAG GAAAAGACCAAGTCCTCTTTAAGTGCAGAACCAGCTCAAGAGCAAGAAAACTCTTATTGGATAAATTTCAATGAACCCAATGTCAGAAACT CTTTTTTGTTGCTGCCTCAAGAAGTTGAAAGTTTTGAACTCCCTGCATATTCTTCTGTGATAGAAACACATGAAAACAATTCCAACTTCTATGCAATGCTATATGACCAAGACCATCTTGGAATACCCAATGAAGCAGATTCAAATTTGACAGTTGCACAGCAGCAGAAGTTTACTATCCATGAAATATCCCCAGAATGGGGTTATGCCACTGAGGCTACAAAG GTCATCATTGTTGGATCATTTCTCTGTGACCCATTGGAGTCTTCATGGATGTGCATGTTCGGTGACATTGAGGTTCCTCTTCAAATCATTCAAGAAGGTGTCATTCGTTGTGAGTGTCCTCCCCACCATCCCGGAAAGGTCACTCTCTGCGTTACTTCTGGCAATCGGGAGTCCTGCAGTGAGATCAGAGGCTTTGAGTACCGAGCTAAGGATAGTAGTTGTGCTCACTGTATCTTATCCCAGACAGAAGCTACTAAGAGTCCAGATGAGCTATTGTTACTTTTCAGATTTGTGCAGATGCTTCTGTCTGATTATTCTTTGCAGAGAGGAGACTCTGTAGAAATGGGAATTCATCTTCTGAGAGAATTGAAGGCTGATGATGATACATGGGGTGATATCATAGAGGCTCTCTTAGTTGGCAGTGGAACTTCATCCATGACAGTCGATTGGCTTCTGCAACAACTTCTGAATGACAAGCTGCAGCAATGGCTTTCCTCCAAGTCTCAGGAAGGACATGATCAACCTGGGTGTTCATTTTCCAAGAAAGAGCAAGGGATCATTCACATGGTTGCTGGGTTAGGCTTTGAGTGGGCCTTAAGTCCAATTCTCAGTCATGGAGTCAGTATAAATTTCCGTGACATTAATGGGTGGACCGCTCTCCACTGGGCTGCTCATTTTGGAAG GGAAAAAATGGTGGCTTCCCTTTTAGCTTCTGGTGCATCAGCTGGGGCTGTGACTGATCCTAGTCCACAAGATCCAATTGGCAAAACCCCAGCATCCATTGCTGCCACCAGTGGGCACATGGGACTTGCAGGTTATCTTTCAGAGGTGGCACTAACTAGCCATCTTTCATCTCTCAGACTGGAGGAAAGTCAGCTTTCTATAGGCTCTGCTGAGGTTCAAGCTGAAAGAACTTTAGATAGCATCTCAAAGGAGAGCTTTGCTGCCACTGAAGATCAGATTTTACTTAAAGATACCTTGGCTGCGGCACGGAATGCAGCTCTGGCAGCTGCACGAATACAATCTGCTTTTCGTGCTCATTCTTTCAGAAAGCGATTACAGAGAGAAGCTACTAGTTTAGATGAGTATGGTATCTGTGCTGGTGAAATTCAAGGGCTTTCGTCTATGTCAAAGCTGGCCTTCCGTAATAATTCCCATGTCATTAATTCAGCTGCATTATCCATTCAGAAGAAATATCGAGGATGGAAAAGTCGCAGGGATTTTCTAGCACTTAGACAGAAAGTTGTGAAGATACAG GCTCATGTGAGAGGCTATCAGATTAGGAGGAACTACAAGATAATATGCTGGGCTGTTGGAATTCTAGATAAGGCAGTATTGCGGTGGCGACGCAAAGGAATCGGTTTGCGAGGTTTCCGGAATGTGATGGAATCCATTGATGAAAGTGAAGATGAAGATATTCTCAAGATTTTCCGCAAACAGAAAGTGGATGGAGCTATTAATGAGGCTGTCTCACGTGTGCTATCAATGGTTAAGTCTCCAGATGCACGTCAGCAATATCATCGGACGCTGAAACAATACCGCCAAGCTAAG GCGGAACTTGGTGGCACCAGTGAACCAGCAGCATCTACTTCTCTGGCTGATGCGATTGAGATGGAAAATGATCTTGTACCATTTCAAGTAGAAGCAACTTCTGATGTACTGTACTTACGGATGTTGACTAATCTTAAGTTTGGATTGGAGGGTTCTTGA
- the LOC133680817 gene encoding uncharacterized protein LOC133680817 isoform X1 has protein sequence MEESAKKLELIDQAIKKLLAEKRNKETSCDDGLLPDDSDQLLSKLLSELESLKGDDAKLVQSELSSATEDVNSPAIGEAVSKHGEEGPAYGGSRENAAAEEIVKELRKVRRQNFVTHCLLSMMIVLTVAWQVSEVSLILKVKDGMRHPFKSFGSMLTGMLKDPRAHDQDSEKQQSEEVPVNVPPL, from the exons ATGGAAGAATCAGCCAAGAAACTGGAGCTCATTGATCAAGCAATCAAGAAGCTCTTAgcagagaaaagaaacaaagaaacctCTTGTGATGATGGTCTCCTCCCGGATGATAGTGATCAGCTTCTCTCCAAGTTACTTTCTGAG TTGGAATCACTAAAAGGGGATGATGCCAAACTTGTGCAATCTGAGCTATCATCTGCAACGGAGGATGTAAATTCTCCTGCAATCGGTGAAGCGGTGTCAAAACATGGGGAAGAAGGTCCTGCGTATGGTGGCAGCAGGGAGAATGCTGCAGCTGAAGAGATAGTGAAAGAGCTTAGAAAAGTGAGGAGGCAGAATTTTGTTACTcattgccttctttcaatgatgaTTGTCCTCACTGTTGCCTGGCAGGTATCTGAGGTGTCCCTCATTTTGAAAGTTAAAGATGGGATGAGACACCCGTTTAAATCCTTTGGAAGCATGTTAACTGGGATGCTGAAAGATCCCAGAGCCCATGACCAAGATTCAGAAAAACAGCAGTCAGAAGAGGTTCCTGTCAACGTTCCTCCTCTTTAA
- the LOC133680817 gene encoding uncharacterized protein LOC133680817 isoform X2, producing the protein MEESAKKLELIDQAIKKLLAEKRNKETSCDDGLLPDDSDQLLSKLLSELESLKGDDAKLVQSELSSATEDVNSPAIGEAVSKHGEEGPAYGGSRENAAAEEIVKELRKVSEVSLILKVKDGMRHPFKSFGSMLTGMLKDPRAHDQDSEKQQSEEVPVNVPPL; encoded by the exons ATGGAAGAATCAGCCAAGAAACTGGAGCTCATTGATCAAGCAATCAAGAAGCTCTTAgcagagaaaagaaacaaagaaacctCTTGTGATGATGGTCTCCTCCCGGATGATAGTGATCAGCTTCTCTCCAAGTTACTTTCTGAG TTGGAATCACTAAAAGGGGATGATGCCAAACTTGTGCAATCTGAGCTATCATCTGCAACGGAGGATGTAAATTCTCCTGCAATCGGTGAAGCGGTGTCAAAACATGGGGAAGAAGGTCCTGCGTATGGTGGCAGCAGGGAGAATGCTGCAGCTGAAGAGATAGTGAAAGAGCTTAGAAAA GTATCTGAGGTGTCCCTCATTTTGAAAGTTAAAGATGGGATGAGACACCCGTTTAAATCCTTTGGAAGCATGTTAACTGGGATGCTGAAAGATCCCAGAGCCCATGACCAAGATTCAGAAAAACAGCAGTCAGAAGAGGTTCCTGTCAACGTTCCTCCTCTTTAA
- the LOC133680819 gene encoding nuclear transport factor 2B, which translates to MDPDQVAKAFVEHYYSTFDANRAGLANLYQDGSMLTFEGQKTQGSQNIVAKLIALPFQQCKHLITTVDCQPSGPAGGMLVFVSGNLQLAGEQHALKFSQMFHLMPTPQGSFYVFNDIFRLNYA; encoded by the exons ATGGATCCAGACCAAGTAGCAAAGGCGTTTGTTGAGCACTACTATTCTACGTTCGATGCGAACAGAGCTGGATTAGCGAATCTGTATCAAGACGGTTCCATGCTTACTTTTGAAGGTCAAAAGACGCAGGGATCCCAGAATATCGTTGCTAAACTTATCGCTCTCCCTTTCCagcagtgcaagcatctcatcaccaccgttgattgccagcCTTCTGGTCCTGCTGGTGGTATGCTTGTTTTTGTCTCCGGTAATCTCCAGCTCGCCGGCGAACAGCATGCTCTCAAGTTCAGCCAg ATGTTCCATTTAATGCCAACTCCACAGGGAAGCTTTTACGTGTTCAATGACATATTCAGGTTGAACTATGCTTGA
- the LOC133680820 gene encoding histidine kinase 3-like, giving the protein MSLLHVYGFGLKVRHLLWMLCCWIVSVISMNWFINGGVLETQASLLGDGGKMWLKCLEKVSGNSCKIHHHYYQYIGSKRISKTWWRKLLVAWIVGWITVSVWIFWYMSSQAFEKRKETLASMCDERARMLQDQFNVSMNHVQAMSILISTFHHGKNPSAIDQRTFARYTERTAFERPLTSGVAYAVRVLHSEREQFEKQQGWTIKRMDSFEQNPVHKDDNAPKALEPSPIQEEYAPVIFAQDTVAHVVSLDMLSGTEDRENVLRARASGKGVLTAPFRLLKTKRLGVILTFAVYKTDLPSNATPNERIQATDGYLGGIFDIESLVEKLLQQLASKQTILVNVYDTTNQSRPISMYGSNVSDDGLEHVSALNLEDPFRKHEMRCRFKQKPPWPWLAITTSIGILVIALLIGYIFHATMNRIAKVEDDCHKMMELTKQAEAADVAKSQFLATVSHEIRTPMNGVLGMLHMLMDTDLDANQQDYVRTAQDSGKALVSLINEVLDQAKIESGKIELEEMQFDLRAIMDDVLALFSGKAHEKGIELAVYVSDGVPEMLIGDPGRFRQIITNLMGNSIKFTKKGHIFLTVHPVEEVMDSIDVETESSSLNTLSGLPVADRRRSCGGFKIFSREGSSHTLSPSSSDLVNLIVSVEDTGEGIPLEAQPRVFTPFMQVDPSISRKYGGTGIGLSISKCLVGLMNGEIGFASIPDIGSTFTFTAVFRNGCSNANDSKQQKQRIKNQCNTTPSEFQDMTALVVDPKPVRANVSRYQIQRLGIHVELVSDLNQGLSIISNENRIFKMIFVEQEVWEKDSSISAHFVNNLQKIESGVSSKLFLLGNSLSSSRSNTATSGAYTLSVITKPLKASMLAASLQRAMGGNKGNPRNGEHPSLSLCNHLVGRKILIVDDNKVNLIVAAAALKKYGAEVICADSGKMAIKLLKPPHQFDACFMDIQMPEMDGFEATRRIRDMESNGHIPILAMTADVIQATYEECQRCGMDGYVSKPFEAEQLYQEVSRFLQPTSNVNL; this is encoded by the exons ATGAGTTTACTTCATGTATATGGGTTTGGTTTAAAGGTGCGGCATCTACTTTGGATGCTATGTTGCTGGATTGTATCAGTAATTTCCATGAACTGGTTCATTAATGGTGGAGTTTTGGAGACCCAGGCTAGTTTGCTTGGTGATGGTGGCAAGATGTGGCTAAAATGCTTGGAGAAAGTTTCAGGGAATAGTTGCAAGATCCATCATCACTACTACCAGTATATTGGTTCCAAGAGAATTAGCAAAACATGGTGGAGAAAGCTTTTGGTCGCATGGATAGTTGGTTGGATCACTGTCTCTGTTTGGATCTTTTGGTACATGAGCTCACAAGCTTTTGAGAAGAGGAAAGAAACTCTTGCAAGTATGTGTGATGAGAGGGCAAGGATGCTACAGGATCAGTTTAATGTGAGCATGAACCATGTGCAGGCCATGTCCATTTTGATCTCAACTTTTCACCATGGCAAAAACCCTTCTGCGATTGATCAG AGGACTTTTGCGAGGTATACAGAAAGAACCGCTTTTGAGAGGCCCCTCACAAGTGGTGTGGCCTATGCTGTAAGGGTGCTCCACTCTGAAAGGGAACAATTTGAGAAGCAACAAGGCTGGACTATTAAGAGGATGGATTCCTTTGAACAAAACCCAGTCCATAAGGATGACAATGCCCCTAAAGCATTGGAGCCATCCCCAATTCAGGAAGAATATGCTCCTGTCATCTTTGCACAGGATACTGTTGCACATGTGGTTTCCCTTGATATGCTGTCAGGAACT GAAGATCGTGAAAATGTGTTGCGTGCTAGAGCATCTGGAAAGGGAGTTCTAACTGCTCCTTTCAGGTTACTCAAAACTAAACGTCTTGGGGTTATTTTGACATTTGCTGTGTACAAGACAGACCTCCCATCTAATGCAACTCCAAATGAGAGGATTCAAGCAACTGATGG GTACCTTGGAGGAATCTTTGACATCGAGTCACTCGTTGAGAAGCTACTTCAACAGCTTGCAAGCAAGCAGACTATCCTAGTGAATGTGTATGACACTACTAATCAGTCTCGCCCTATCAGCATGTATGGTTCAAATGTATCAGATGATGGGCTGGAACATGTCAGCGCCCTTAATTTGGAAGATCCTTTCAGAAAGCATGAGATGCGCTGCAG ATTCAAACAAAAACCACCATGGCCATGGTTAGCAATAACAACATCAATTGGCATCCTTGTGATTGCATTGCTTATTGGTTACATATTCCATGCGACTATGAATCGGATTGCTAAAGTTGAAGATGATTGCCACAAGATGATGGAGCTTACAAAACAAGCTGAGGCAGCTGATGTTGCAAAATCTCAG TTTCTTGCTACAGTTTCCCATGAGATCAGAACCCCAATGAATGGTGTTCTAG GAATGCTGCATATGCTTATGGACACAGATCTAGATGCAAATCAGCAAGATTATGTTAGAACCGCACAAGACAGTGGAAAAGCTCTAGTCTCGCTTATAAATGAGGTTTTGGATCAAGCAAAGATTGAATCTGGTAAGATTGAGCTTGAGGAAATGCAGTTTGATTTGAGGGCAATAATGGATGATGTATTGGCACTCTTTTCTGGCAAGGCTCATGAGAAAGGGATTGAG TTGGCAGTTTACGTGTCTGATGGTGTTCCTGAAATGCTAATTGGTGATCCAGGGAGGTTTCGGCAAATTATTACCAATCTCATGGGGAATTCAATTAAA TTTACAAAGAAAGGGCACATCTTTCTCACTGTTCATCCTGTTGAGGAGGTGATGGACTCGATAGATGTCGAGACAGAATCATCATCACTAAACACCTTGAGTGGTTTGCCTGTTGCAGATAGACGCAGGAGTTGTGGAGGATTTAAGATTTTCAGTCGTGAGGGCTCAAGTCATACTCTCTCACCATCCTCTTCTGACCTTGTCAATCTAATAGTGTCAGTTGAGGATACAGGGGAAGGGATACCTCTAGAAGCCCAACCTCGTGTTTTTACTCCTTTTATGCAGGTTGATCCATCCATTTCCAGAAAATATGGAGGCACAGGCATTGGCCTGAGCATAAGCAAGTGTTTGGTTGGCCTTATGAATGGGGAAATTGGCTTCGCTAGCATACCAGATATTGGGTCCACCTTCACTTTCACTGCTGTATTTAGAAACGGCTGCTCCAATGCAAATGACTCCAAGCAGCAGAAGCAGAGAATAAAAAACCAATGTAACACAACGCCTTCAGAATTTCAAGACATGACTGCATTAGTTGTTGACCCCAAGCCTGTTAGGGCCAATGTTTCAAGATATCAGATCCAGCGGCTAGGAATACATGTTGAATTGGTTTCTGATTTAAATCAAGGTTTATCTATCATAAGCAATGAAAATAGaattttcaaaatgatctttgTTGAACAGGAAGTTTGGGAGAAGGACTCAAGCATTTCAGCTCACTTTGTCAATAACTTACAAAAAATTGAGAGTGGGGTTTCTTCCAAACTGTTCCTTTTGGGAAATTCTCTCAGTTCTTCCAGATCAAACACTGCAACTTCTGGTGCTTATACCCTAAGTGTCATAACCAAGCCCCTCAAGGCGAGTATGCTGGCTGCATCTTTACAACGAGCAATGGGCGGGAATAAGGGGAATCCCCGCAatggagaacaccccagttTGTCTCTTTGCAACCATCTTGTTGGAAGAAAAATTCTTATTGTAGATGACAATAAAGTGAATCTCATAGTAGCTGCTGCTGCTTTGAAGAAGTATGGAGCTGAAGTTATCTGTGCAGATAGTGGCAAGATGGCGATCAAATTACTCAAGCCACCTCACCAATTTGATGCGTGCTTCATGGATATCCAAATGCCAGAAATGGATGG GTTTGAAGCTACAAGGAGAATTCGGGATATGGAGTCAAATGGGCATATACCAATACTGGCAATGACTGCGGATGTGATCCAGGCTACGTATGAGGAATGCCAAAGATGTGGAATGGATGGGTATGTTTCCAAGCCATTTGAAGCTGAACAGCTTTATCAGGAAGTTTCACGTTTTTTACAGCCAACGTCCAACGTGAATTTATAG